In one Umezawaea sp. Da 62-37 genomic region, the following are encoded:
- a CDS encoding DUF2332 domain-containing protein: MLAQLFTDAAEACGGFSPLTATLLLKAADDLCSGGVTTRVMAGYERDRMGTVPGLRFTAALHRLVLEGRAPGLAKHYPSVGGSPHLETLWDDVLPVLHEHTDELRGRIGATVVQTNEPGRSAPLFGGLQVAAQHAAAVAGRRTPFPVRLLEIGASAGLNLHPDRIAYRAAEDEVHGDPDSPFTLDPQWTGRPEADLTRPLRIVDREGCDLNPVDLSTEDGRLTLSSFVWADQLDRWDRLQSALELAALDPAPVQRATGPNWLAERLATPVPDVLTVVWHSVVWQYVSPADRAEGRAILAAAAARATPEAPLALLVYEPRRTHTGYEFRLLLKTWPAGASLRLGSGGGHGIPFTWEQQSWD; encoded by the coding sequence GTGCTCGCCCAGCTCTTCACCGACGCGGCCGAGGCCTGCGGTGGATTCAGCCCCCTCACCGCGACCCTGCTGCTGAAGGCCGCCGACGACCTGTGCTCGGGTGGTGTCACCACCCGCGTCATGGCCGGGTACGAACGCGACCGCATGGGCACCGTGCCCGGCCTGCGGTTCACGGCCGCCCTGCACCGCCTGGTACTGGAGGGCCGCGCCCCCGGCCTCGCCAAGCACTACCCGTCGGTCGGCGGCTCCCCGCACCTCGAAACCCTGTGGGACGACGTCCTGCCGGTGCTGCACGAGCACACCGACGAGCTGCGCGGCCGGATCGGCGCGACCGTCGTGCAGACCAACGAACCGGGCCGCAGCGCCCCGCTGTTCGGCGGCCTCCAGGTCGCCGCGCAGCACGCCGCCGCCGTCGCGGGCAGACGGACCCCGTTCCCGGTGCGCCTGCTGGAGATCGGCGCCAGCGCGGGCCTCAACCTCCACCCGGACCGCATCGCCTACCGCGCGGCGGAAGACGAGGTCCACGGCGACCCGGACAGCCCGTTCACCCTCGACCCGCAGTGGACCGGCCGCCCGGAAGCCGACCTGACCCGACCGCTGCGGATCGTCGACCGCGAAGGCTGCGACCTCAACCCGGTCGACCTGTCCACCGAGGACGGGCGCCTCACCCTGTCGTCCTTCGTGTGGGCCGACCAACTCGACCGCTGGGACCGCCTCCAGTCCGCCCTGGAACTGGCCGCCCTCGACCCGGCCCCCGTGCAGCGGGCCACCGGCCCGAACTGGCTCGCGGAACGCCTTGCCACCCCCGTGCCCGACGTGTTGACCGTGGTCTGGCACTCGGTGGTGTGGCAGTACGTCTCACCCGCAGACAGGGCCGAGGGTCGCGCGATCCTGGCCGCCGCAGCCGCCCGCGCAACCCCCGAAGCCCCACTGGCCCTACTCGTCTACGAACCCCGCCGCACCCACACCGGCTACGAATTCCGCCTACTCCTGAAAACCTGGCCCGCCGGCGCCTCACTACGCCTGGGCAGCGGCGGCGGCCACGGCATCCCGTTCACCTGGGAACAACAAAGCTGGGACTGA